The genomic window ATCGAAGCGCCATCTTCAGCAATGCGAAACACCCCTATACGAAAAAGCTGCTGTCTGCGATTCCCGCCGGAACCAAGGTCTCCCCGGCGCAGGACGCGGAGCCTCTCATTCGCGTGCGGAACCTCAAAACCTGGTTCGATGTCGCCAAAGGCGAAACGGTAAAGGCGGTCGACGATGTGAGCTTCGATATACACCGGGGTGAAATCCTCGGCCTCGTGGGGGAGTCCGGGTCCGGCAAATCCACCATCGGACGATCACTGCTGCGCCTGGTGCCCATCAGTGAGGGCGAGGTGAACTTTGATGGCACCGACATCACGGCCCTCGAGGGGCCGGCCTTGAAAACCATGCGCCGGCGGATGCAGATGATCTTCCAGGACCCCTTTGCGTCCCTCAATCCGCGTATGACCGTGTTCGACACCCTGGCGGAACCGCTGCTCCTTCATGGAATTGAGGACCGCCGCAGTGTAGGCGACGGCGTACTGAAGCTCATGGACGATGTCGGTCTCGCCCGGGCCTTCGTGCGCAAGTACCCCCACGAGTTCTCCGGTGGACAGCGACAGCGCATTGCCATTGGCCGTGCCCTGGCCACGCGACCGGAATTTATTGTTGCGGATGAACCCGTGTCCGCTTTGGACGTGACGATTCAGGCACAGATACTGGATCTCATGCTGGAGCTGGGCCGGGAGTATGGGTTGACCATGCTTTTTGTGTCCCACGATCTGGCGGTAGTGAAGCACCTTGCGGATCGCATTATCGTGCTCTACCAGGGCAAGATCGTCGAAGAGGGTACGGGCGAGTCCCTGTTCAATGCTCCCCAGCAACCCTATACACGGCAGCTACTGCAGGCCATTCCGGGGCGGGCGCTCCTTTAAAGCTCTAGTTCATGTCCGGATAGGGGTTGGGGCCGCCCGCATCTATCCAGGCATCGAGCTCCGATGCCAGCACTGACAGGGGCACGGAACGCAGGCCCAGGATCCTGTCGTGGAAATAGCGCTGATCAAAATCAGTTCCAAGCACCACCTCGGCTCGGGCGCGTTTTTCACGGATGAGCATTTCCCCCAGCTTGTAGGCCAGGGCCTGAGCGGGCCAGGAAATGTAGCGATCGATCTCTGTGGTGATCTCATGATCTGACATCGCGGCGTTATCGCGGAGATAGGCGATGGCCTGCTCCCGACTCCAACCGTATTGATGGAGGCCCGTATCGATCACCAGACGGCAGGCACGCCACATCTCATAGGTGAGCTGTCCAAAGCGCTCGTAGGGCGTGCGATAAATGCCGATCTCTCCCCCGAGCCACTCCGTGTACAGGCCCCAACCCTCGCCATAGCCCGAAAAGTAGTTCTGCGCACGAAACTCCGGTATCTCCCCGGGGGCTTCCAAAGAGATGGCCGCCTGTAAGGCATGCCCCGGCGCGCATTCATGAAGCGTAAGCGCTGGTAGGGTGTATAGGGGACGTGCCGGCAGATTGTAGGTATTCATCAGACAGGCATTCAGGCCGCCGCGTCCCCCCGTGTAAATCGGTGCGATGGCGGGCGGTACGGGATTGATAGCGAAGCGCCGGCGAGGCAGGAAGCCCAGCACCTCCGACAGTTTGCCGTCCATACGCTTGGCCACGTAGGCGGAGACGCCCATGAGCTCATCGGGTGTCCCGGCATAGAACTGCGGATCCGTGCGAAGGAAGTGGAAGAACGCGGCCATATCGCCGTCGTACTCCAGTTCCGCCAAAATCAACTCCATTTCACCGCGAATTCGGGCCACCTCGCTGAGGCCTTTGTTGTGAATCTCCTCCGCCGTCAGGTCCAGCGTCGTGAAGCCCTTAATCTGTGACTGGTAAAACGCCTCCCCATCGGGAAGATCCCGCGCAGCGAGAGTCCTGCGCGCATTGGGAAGATATTCCTCGCGCATGAATTTCAGGAGCGCGGTGTACGCGGGCACCACCTGAGTCGCGATCACTTCCCGGGCCTCTGTCTGGAGACGAGCGACCTGTTCCCCGCCCATCATGGGCGGGAAACTATCAAGAGGTATCCAGAAGGGGTTTTCACTGCCCGGCAGCAAATACGCTTCGATAGACTGATCCCGGCCCCGGAGACTGACGGCGGGCACGGTGTAGCCCCGGGCCATGCCTGCGCGCATGTTGCTCATATGCTGGGCAAAAAACCGCGGAAGATCCCGCAGGCGACCCAGATAGCGGCGGTAGCTTGCGGCGTCCTCGAAGCCTCCATTCTGGGGATGTAGGCCGCTCCAGAAAAAGCTGTCGGAGTTCAGCGGCGCCTCATAGGTCTTGTAGCGGGCATCATTAGCCAGGGTTTCTATAATCTGACGAAAAACCGCCGCATTGATGGCTTCCTCAGGACTCAGGTCCTCGATGGAAATCTCATCGAGTTCCCCTAGTACACCCTCCCAATAGGCCAGGCGTCTCTGTTGGGCGGCATCGCTGACATCGGGCAGGCCAGATGTTTTTACCCAGTTACCCTCTGCGTCCCGTTCCTTGCCGAACTCTTTTTGCCGCCATTCCCATTCACGCTCATAGAGCGCTGACAGGGACGCATCGCCGCGCGAGACGCTTTGCTGGCCCGTACTGGCACCACAGGCGGTGAGAGCCATCAGCAGAAAAGACACAGCAATAATCTTCATGAAGCGCTTACTCGGTTAGCGGCAGAGCGTTTCACGATACGTCAGGAAACCATCGTTCTCAATCGTTCCGTGGTTCGGTTTACACTTGGGATTTTGAGCGGAGAATTCTCATGAACAATGAAGAGCAAATCGCCTATTGGAATGGCGATGCGGGACGCAAATGGGCTCAGCGGGATGCCATGATGTCTCGCATGCTGGCCCCCGTCGCCGACGCCCTGATGAACCACGCTGCTGTGGACAGCGCCCGCGCCGTATTGGATGTGGGCTGCGGCGGCGGCAGCGAAACCCTCATGCTGGCAAAGCGTTTGGGCCCGGAGGCCTGCGTCCTGGGGGTCGATGTTTCCGCGCCGTTACTGGACGTTGCCCGTGAAGAACTGGCGAGGCTGGGTGACGCAGGCAAAGGGGTGGCTTTTGTCGAAGCAGATGCTTCCCGCCATGATTTTGGCGACGCCCGCTTTGACCTGCTGTTTTCGCGATTCGGCGTAATGTTCTTCGATGATGCCACCGCGGCATTTACGCATCTTCGAGGGGCCCTGGAACCCGGCGGCCGTCTCGCCTTTGCCTGCTGGCAGGCCCTGGCCAATAACCCCTGGACCGCCCTGCCCCTCAAAGCCGCGCTATCCATACTGCCGCCACCGCCCACACCCAAACCCGGGAGCCCGGGGCCCTTCGCCTTTGCCGACGCCAGGTATGTCGAGACTCTCCTTTCGGACGCGGGCTGGCAGAATATTGCCGTAACCCCCCATGAGGTCAGCATGGACTGGGAAGGGAGCGGCGGCTTTGAAGCCACGGCGAGGGAACTGGTTAATACCGGTCCCGTGGGGAGACTACTCGTGGATGTCGATGAGAACACCCGCGAAGCCGTGTACGCTGCCGCTGAAGAGATACTGGCGCCCTACTATCAGAACATGCAGCTCTCCCTCCCCGGCGCCGTATGGCTGGTAACCGCAGAAAACCCCTGATGGTCCCAAGCCCCGAAGCCCCCAATAGCAAAAGATAAAGGTATCAGACGCCATGCCAACCATTGGAACCCCATTTGCCGAATCCGCCACCAAGGTACTGCTTTGCGGTGCGGGCGAGTTGGGAAAAGAAGTCGCCATTGAACTCCAGCGCTTGGGGATCGAAGTGATTGCCTGCGACCGCTATGCCAATGCACCGGCAATGCAGGTTGCCGATCGAAGCTATGTCTTTCCCATGCTCGATGGAGAGCGCCTGCGCGCCGCCATCGAAATGGAAAAACCGGATTTTATCGTGCCGGAAATCGAGGCCATTGATACGGACACCCTCGCAAAGCTGGAAGACGAGGGTTTTAATGTGGTGCCTTCGGCTCGAGCAGCGCAACTCACTATGAACCGCGAGGGCATTCGCA from Congregibacter litoralis KT71 includes these protein-coding regions:
- a CDS encoding ABC transporter ATP-binding protein → MALLEVKNLAVSFVTRNGVNKAVDDISFTVESGKITAIIGESGSGKSVACYSMLGLIPMPPGRIDGGQALFDGKDLLQCSERQLRKTRGRDIAMIFQDPMTCLNPYMTIGKQMVEPIVYHKGVAKAEARTRAIELLGEVGIRDPESTVDCFPHEFSGGMRQRVMIAMALINEPKLLIADEPTTALDVTIQAQILELIAELQRKRDIGVIFISHDLAVVADIADEICVMQQGKIVEAGDRSAIFSNAKHPYTKKLLSAIPAGTKVSPAQDAEPLIRVRNLKTWFDVAKGETVKAVDDVSFDIHRGEILGLVGESGSGKSTIGRSLLRLVPISEGEVNFDGTDITALEGPALKTMRRRMQMIFQDPFASLNPRMTVFDTLAEPLLLHGIEDRRSVGDGVLKLMDDVGLARAFVRKYPHEFSGGQRQRIAIGRALATRPEFIVADEPVSALDVTIQAQILDLMLELGREYGLTMLFVSHDLAVVKHLADRIIVLYQGKIVEEGTGESLFNAPQQPYTRQLLQAIPGRALL
- a CDS encoding DUF885 domain-containing protein, with the protein product MKIIAVSFLLMALTACGASTGQQSVSRGDASLSALYEREWEWRQKEFGKERDAEGNWVKTSGLPDVSDAAQQRRLAYWEGVLGELDEISIEDLSPEEAINAAVFRQIIETLANDARYKTYEAPLNSDSFFWSGLHPQNGGFEDAASYRRYLGRLRDLPRFFAQHMSNMRAGMARGYTVPAVSLRGRDQSIEAYLLPGSENPFWIPLDSFPPMMGGEQVARLQTEAREVIATQVVPAYTALLKFMREEYLPNARRTLAARDLPDGEAFYQSQIKGFTTLDLTAEEIHNKGLSEVARIRGEMELILAELEYDGDMAAFFHFLRTDPQFYAGTPDELMGVSAYVAKRMDGKLSEVLGFLPRRRFAINPVPPAIAPIYTGGRGGLNACLMNTYNLPARPLYTLPALTLHECAPGHALQAAISLEAPGEIPEFRAQNYFSGYGEGWGLYTEWLGGEIGIYRTPYERFGQLTYEMWRACRLVIDTGLHQYGWSREQAIAYLRDNAAMSDHEITTEIDRYISWPAQALAYKLGEMLIREKRARAEVVLGTDFDQRYFHDRILGLRSVPLSVLASELDAWIDAGGPNPYPDMN
- a CDS encoding class I SAM-dependent methyltransferase; the encoded protein is MNNEEQIAYWNGDAGRKWAQRDAMMSRMLAPVADALMNHAAVDSARAVLDVGCGGGSETLMLAKRLGPEACVLGVDVSAPLLDVAREELARLGDAGKGVAFVEADASRHDFGDARFDLLFSRFGVMFFDDATAAFTHLRGALEPGGRLAFACWQALANNPWTALPLKAALSILPPPPTPKPGSPGPFAFADARYVETLLSDAGWQNIAVTPHEVSMDWEGSGGFEATARELVNTGPVGRLLVDVDENTREAVYAAAEEILAPYYQNMQLSLPGAVWLVTAENP